From the Tautonia marina genome, the window GAGAGGCCGCCGCGAACTATGTTCAGCATATGACTCCCTGATCCCGTGCCACCAGACTTCGGAACAAGGATTGAAAATCATCCATGAACAAGAAGCTCGTTCTGCTCGCAACCGACCGCTACTCGATCAACATTAACGATTTCTACATGTTTTATCGGCGCACCGGCCATCAGATCGAGGCCCTGGTGCATCACACCAATTGCCCTGGGAAAAAGTGGTGGGCCGAAGGTCGATTTCCCGATCCGGCGCGGGAGAAGCTGCTCGATCCCCTCGACCTGGACCGTTTGAAGCTGGTTCCGTACACCGAGCCGGACGAGGTTCCCGGTCTGCTCGACGGTCTGGACTTCGACTACGTATGCATGGGGAACGGCAACGCCGAGGAACACCGAAGGGTCGTCGATCACATCGGGATCGATCGCTGCCTGTTCACCGAGTACGGGTGGCTTCCGTGGAGTAAGAACTTCTATATTTCTCGGGGAGGGTGCGGCGTTCGGTCGGAAATTCGGGACGTCGATGCCGCCACACTCGACCGCCAGCCGCTTCGTGAGGCGGAAGTGGAGGGGTTCCGGCGGACGCTCTCGAAGGGATGGCCGGTGCTCCGGCGGGGCTTTGTCTACGTGCCGTTGCAAAAGGATGTGAACGACTTCAAGTTCACCTTCTGCAATTTCCAGAACAACGTCGAGTTTCTCGACTTCATCCACGGGATTGTCCCCCCCGGGATGCGGATTGTCGTGAAGGAACACCCGCTTTACCGTC encodes:
- a CDS encoding capsular polysaccharide export protein, LipB/KpsS family, with product MNKKLVLLATDRYSININDFYMFYRRTGHQIEALVHHTNCPGKKWWAEGRFPDPAREKLLDPLDLDRLKLVPYTEPDEVPGLLDGLDFDYVCMGNGNAEEHRRVVDHIGIDRCLFTEYGWLPWSKNFYISRGGCGVRSEIRDVDAATLDRQPLREAEVEGFRRTLSKGWPVLRRGFVYVPLQKDVNDFKFTFCNFQNNVEFLDFIHGIVPPGMRIVVKEHPLYRQHYDYAKYGRGRFTDISDKKLNKAMLYRNMAAMICINSTSILEALAFGGKVFAYGEDLYMNKDLVHFRVTDSSEFERLLGMDQSRERCDRFISLLMERQVDRRRCLTEDRDYIEGHYWNRAI